AGCACCGAACCGCCGACCAGCAGCCGGCGCCGTCCGAACATGTCACCGAGCAGACCGAAGGTCAGCTCCAGGACCGTGACGGGCACGAGGAAGGCATCGGTGATCCAGGTCAGCTCGGAGGCCGAGGTGTGGAAGTCCTGCTGGAACAGGCCGTTGAGGCCGGCGGGCACGGTCAGGGCGAACTGGGCCATGAAGACGCAGAGCGCCGCCGCGATGAGCGTGCCCCGTGCCAGGGTGTCGATGCCGAGTGCCTGCTCGTTGTTCTGCTTCACCGTCGAGGAGGCGGTCTTCGTTGTCGACGGGGCGGTCGGGGAGCCGGCGCCGCTTCCGACGCCGGTGTCGGATCTGGCCATACGTGGGTCCTTCCGAGGTGATGCGTGAGGTGACCTGTCGGTAGGGGGTGGCGGTTACCTGCCGGTAAGGGGTGGGCGGTCGAGCTGTCAGCGCCCGGAGACGGGTGAGATGACGAAGTTGCTGAACCCTCCGTGGCGGGAACCCACGTTGTTGATCGCGGCGTTCACCTCGTCGAGCGGGTAGACGTGGTGGCGCAGCGGCGAGAGATCGAGCACACCCGACGCGACCATGTCGGCCATGTCCTGCCCCTCGCCGGGCGTGAACCAGACGGATCCGCGGACGATCTGGTCCATGTCCATCATTCGGTGCAGGTCGAGGGGCACCTCCCCGGCGACGGCGCCGATGTTGACGGCGATGCCGCCGCGGGCCAGCGCGCGCACGCCCTGCTGAAGGGTTTCGTGGGGCGCGCCCGGCCCGAGGGCGTCGATGTAGGCGTCCACGCCGGCCCCGCCGGTCTCCGCCGCGATCCACTCGTCCACGGGACCGTCGTGCAGGGAGTGCAGGCGCACCAGTCCCGGCCTGAGCTTGTCGATCTCGGCGAGCAGCTCGCGGTCGCGGCCGGTGCCGTACAGGGTCGTGATGCCCATCGCCGGGGCCAGCAGGGCCGCGGCGATGCCGAGGGTGCCGGTGATGCCGTTGACCAGGACGCTGCGGCCGGGGCCGGCGGCGGCCTTGCGGAGCGCCGAGTACATGGTGCCCAGGTAGCCGAAGCGGGCGGCGGCCTCGAAGGACAGGGAGGCGGGGATGCGGACGAGCGACGACGCGGGCGCGATCATCTTCTCCGCGAGTCCGCCCTGGTAGCGGTCGAGCAGCCGGACCGAGGTGGCCGAGAAACCGAAGTAGCCGGCGAAGGCGTAGCTCGCGCAGTGCACGATCCTGCCGTTGCGGCAGGCGCGGCACGCGCCGCACGTGCGGCCCGGGTTGACGTACACCCGATCGCCGGCCTCGACGCCCTCGACCCCGTCGCCGACCTCCTCGACGACACCGGCGGGGTCGAGCCCGAAGACGGCCGGGAGGGAGGGCAGGGGATTGAGCGGGAACCAAGTGGTCCAGTTGCTCAGGATGTTGGCCAGGTTGGGTACGATGTTCACGGCGTGCACGGCCACCCGGACATCGCCGGGGCCGGGCGCCGGTACGGGAATCCGCTCGATCTTCATCGGCTCGCCGACGTGGTGCATTCGCGCTGCGCGCATGGTCGAGGTCATGGCCTCTCCTCAAGGGGGCGGAGTTGTCTCCGGGTACGGCAGGTCCGAGCACTGGGTGGGTACTGGGGTGCTGTCGGCCGCTGCCGCCGCGGTCTTCCGGTGGCTCCACGGGCGGCCCCTGGCGGCAGGTGACGGCGAGGGGGACCGTCGAGGCCGTGCCAAGGGCGCTGAAGAGCGGGCGAACCCGCCACAGGTGGGTTCTTACGCGTTCGGGCTGGTGAGGGGCCGGGCGACGATGCGTCTTCCGCCGTGCTCGGGGTCGTCCCGCCGACCTCGGTGACGGTGGTCCTGCGCCGCGTCGGCCCGGTCTCACGACCGCCCGGTCAGCGGTATGCGGCGTGGCCCGTGACGGACTCGCCGACGACCAGGGTGTGGATCTCCTCGGTGCCCTCGTAGGTGAGCACCGTCTCCAGGTTGTTGGCGTGCCGCAGCACCGGGTACTCGGTGGTGATGCCGTTGGCGCCGAGGATGGTGCGGGCGTCGCGCGCGATGTCGAGGGCGGCGCGGACGTTGGCGAGCTTGCCCAGGCTGACGTGCTCGGGTCGCAGCCGGCCGGCGTCCTTGAGCTTGCTCAGGCGCAGCGCGAGCAGCTGGGAATGTACGAGGCCGACCTGCATGCCGGCGAGCTTGCGCTGGGTGAGCTGGAAGCCGGCGAGGGGCCGCCCGAACTGCTCGCGGGTCGTGGAGTAGTCCAGGGCCGACAGGTAGCAGGTGCGGGCCGCGCCGACGACACCGCACAGGATGCCGAAGCGCGCCTCGGACAGGCAGGACAGCGGCCCTCGCAGCCCGGTCACCCCCGGGAGCACCGCCGAGGACGGCAACCGCACGTCCTCCAGATGCAGTTCGGC
This region of Streptomyces caelestis genomic DNA includes:
- a CDS encoding alcohol dehydrogenase catalytic domain-containing protein — protein: MTSTMRAARMHHVGEPMKIERIPVPAPGPGDVRVAVHAVNIVPNLANILSNWTTWFPLNPLPSLPAVFGLDPAGVVEEVGDGVEGVEAGDRVYVNPGRTCGACRACRNGRIVHCASYAFAGYFGFSATSVRLLDRYQGGLAEKMIAPASSLVRIPASLSFEAAARFGYLGTMYSALRKAAAGPGRSVLVNGITGTLGIAAALLAPAMGITTLYGTGRDRELLAEIDKLRPGLVRLHSLHDGPVDEWIAAETGGAGVDAYIDALGPGAPHETLQQGVRALARGGIAVNIGAVAGEVPLDLHRMMDMDQIVRGSVWFTPGEGQDMADMVASGVLDLSPLRHHVYPLDEVNAAINNVGSRHGGFSNFVISPVSGR